In the genome of Solibacillus silvestris, one region contains:
- a CDS encoding uracil permease, which produces MTKAVLDIHEKPTVGQLITFSFQHMFAMFGSTILVPKLVGLSPSIALLTSGIATIIFLIITQFKVPAYLGSSFAFISPIILVAGLSEAGVAINPGNAMIGAMMVGVVYAIVALLIWKTGYKWLMNILPPIVVAPVIIVIGLGLSGTAVDMAMNVDGEYSGLHFSAALVTLATAIIFTVFFKNILSAMPILMGIIVGYIYSVIIGIVDFTAVKNAKFFALPDFLIPGVHYDFQLTGAIFIGMVPIVIVTISEHIGHQLVLGKVVNRNFIKDPGLHRSLLGDGLGTFASALIGGPPKTTYGENIGVLAITRVYSVYVILGAAVVAIVVSFSGQLMALIETIPTAVLGGISILLFGIIAASGLRMLVESKVDFGNNRNMVIASVILVVGIGGAAMRFTESFAIEGMALASIIGVILNLVLPGREVTEKDIYETEE; this is translated from the coding sequence ATGACAAAAGCAGTATTGGATATTCATGAAAAACCTACAGTAGGGCAGCTGATTACATTTAGTTTCCAGCACATGTTTGCCATGTTCGGATCAACAATTTTAGTACCAAAATTAGTCGGGTTAAGCCCATCCATTGCACTTTTAACAAGCGGAATTGCGACAATTATCTTTTTGATCATTACACAGTTTAAAGTACCGGCTTACTTAGGTTCATCATTTGCCTTTATCTCTCCGATTATATTAGTAGCAGGCTTATCGGAAGCAGGTGTTGCGATCAACCCTGGAAATGCAATGATCGGGGCTATGATGGTCGGCGTTGTATACGCAATCGTAGCATTATTAATCTGGAAAACAGGCTACAAATGGCTGATGAATATTTTACCGCCGATCGTCGTTGCACCAGTAATTATCGTTATCGGATTAGGGTTATCTGGCACGGCAGTCGATATGGCGATGAATGTAGACGGCGAATATAGCGGCCTTCACTTCTCGGCGGCATTGGTAACGTTAGCTACTGCGATTATTTTCACAGTATTCTTTAAAAACATTTTAAGTGCAATGCCAATTTTAATGGGGATTATCGTTGGTTATATTTATTCGGTCATCATCGGAATCGTTGACTTCACAGCTGTCAAAAATGCAAAGTTCTTCGCATTGCCGGACTTTTTAATCCCTGGTGTACACTATGACTTCCAACTGACAGGCGCAATTTTTATCGGAATGGTGCCGATTGTCATTGTGACGATTTCAGAACATATCGGCCACCAGCTAGTATTAGGGAAAGTTGTAAACCGCAACTTCATTAAAGACCCGGGCTTACATCGTTCGCTGTTAGGTGATGGCCTTGGAACATTTGCTTCAGCTTTGATCGGCGGTCCCCCAAAAACAACATACGGCGAAAACATCGGGGTTCTTGCTATCACACGTGTATATTCAGTGTATGTAATTTTAGGAGCAGCAGTTGTGGCCATTGTCGTATCATTTTCGGGTCAGCTGATGGCACTGATTGAAACAATCCCGACAGCAGTACTTGGCGGTATTTCAATCCTGTTATTCGGGATTATTGCAGCAAGTGGTTTACGTATGTTAGTGGAGAGCAAAGTAGACTTCGGAAATAACCGTAACATGGTCATTGCATCGGTAATATTAGTAGTCGGAATTGGCGGGGCGGCAATGCGCTTTACGGAAAGCTTTGCGATTGAAGGAATGGCATTAGCGTCGATTATCGGTGTCATCTTGAACCTCGTATTGCCAGGTCGTGAAGTAACAGAAAAAGATATTTACGAAACAGAAGAATAA
- a CDS encoding branched-chain amino acid ABC transporter permease, with protein MERIEQKPLTPDTFLQGVKDCVPTLLGYISIGLAFGVVGIASGISVLEVFLLSVLVYAGSAQFIFCGLYLAGAPVTAVIATIFIVNLRHLLMSLTIAPYFTKYSTLRNIGFGTLLTDETFGVSVVSAGKEGRLGGKWMDGLNITAYTTWIAACSIGGIIGQWLPDPEKWGLDYALVAMFVALLVLTLASIPKEKLMHYIKLILIMVISMYGMLYFMPGHLAVLLSTVIVATIGVALEK; from the coding sequence TTGGAACGAATCGAACAGAAGCCATTAACTCCTGATACGTTTCTGCAGGGGGTAAAAGACTGTGTGCCGACATTGCTCGGCTATATTAGCATCGGTCTTGCATTTGGTGTTGTCGGAATTGCTTCAGGAATTTCGGTATTGGAAGTATTTTTACTTTCGGTACTTGTATATGCAGGATCCGCCCAGTTTATCTTTTGTGGCCTGTATTTAGCCGGTGCCCCTGTAACGGCGGTCATTGCTACCATTTTTATCGTCAATTTACGGCACTTGCTTATGTCTTTGACTATTGCCCCGTATTTCACAAAGTATTCCACGCTGCGTAATATCGGGTTCGGGACATTGCTGACAGATGAAACATTTGGTGTTTCTGTCGTTAGTGCCGGAAAAGAAGGACGTCTTGGCGGGAAGTGGATGGACGGTTTAAACATTACAGCGTATACGACTTGGATTGCGGCATGCTCGATAGGCGGCATTATCGGGCAATGGCTGCCGGACCCGGAAAAGTGGGGACTGGACTATGCTTTGGTGGCAATGTTTGTCGCACTGCTTGTTCTGACACTTGCGAGCATACCAAAAGAAAAATTAATGCATTACATAAAACTAATCCTCATTATGGTTATCAGCATGTACGGGATGCTTTACTTTATGCCCGGGCATTTAGCCGTCCTGTTATCAACCGTAATTGTTGCAACGATTGGGGTGGCATTGGAAAAATGA
- a CDS encoding YggS family pyridoxal phosphate enzyme codes for MTKIIENLKQIQHQIEIAKQRVNAQQTVEIIAVTKEVDVNRTEEAIEAGLIHLGENRPEGLLNKLDSINSAVSWHYIGSLQTRKVKQVIDQIDYLHSLDRLSLAEEIEKRATKRVKCFVQVNVSGEESKHGLTREQALDFVKQLEQFPKIEVVGLMTMAPFTEDETMIRQVFKQLKQLQQEVSQLNIPNVPCTELSMGMSNDYEIAVEEGATFVRIGTALVG; via the coding sequence GTGACGAAAATCATAGAAAACTTAAAACAGATTCAACATCAAATAGAAATTGCAAAACAACGTGTTAATGCACAACAGACAGTCGAAATTATTGCTGTGACAAAAGAAGTAGATGTTAACCGGACAGAAGAGGCAATAGAGGCGGGTCTCATCCATTTAGGAGAAAATCGTCCGGAAGGTTTATTAAATAAGCTAGATTCGATTAACTCGGCTGTTTCCTGGCATTATATTGGTTCATTACAGACGAGAAAAGTAAAGCAAGTAATTGATCAGATTGACTATTTACATTCTCTTGATCGATTAAGCCTGGCAGAAGAAATTGAAAAAAGAGCAACAAAACGAGTGAAATGTTTCGTACAAGTAAATGTTTCCGGTGAAGAATCAAAACATGGCTTAACGAGAGAACAAGCGCTTGATTTTGTAAAGCAGCTTGAGCAATTTCCAAAAATTGAAGTAGTAGGTTTAATGACAATGGCTCCTTTTACAGAAGATGAAACGATGATTAGACAAGTGTTTAAACAGTTAAAACAATTGCAACAAGAAGTGTCACAATTGAATATTCCAAATGTACCTTGTACTGAATTATCGATGGGCATGTCAAATGACTACGAAATTGCAGTTGAAGAAGGGGCAACATTTGTTAGAATTGGAACAGCTCTTGTTGGTTAA
- a CDS encoding signal peptidase II — translation MYKYYGIAIIAVILDQWTKWLIVKNMELGERISVWDPWFGILSHRNRGAAWGMLEGQMWLFSVVTVAVIIAIIYFNHTEAKGKPLFHVSLMLLLGGAVGNFIDRLFRGEVVDFVDVYIPVINYHFPIFNIADAALTIAVVMLFITIILEEKKDKKKVK, via the coding sequence GTGTATAAATATTACGGAATCGCAATAATTGCAGTCATTTTGGATCAATGGACAAAGTGGCTCATTGTTAAAAATATGGAATTAGGGGAACGCATCAGTGTATGGGATCCTTGGTTTGGCATTTTATCGCATCGTAACCGTGGTGCGGCATGGGGCATGTTGGAAGGACAAATGTGGTTGTTCTCAGTTGTTACAGTTGCTGTCATTATCGCCATTATTTATTTTAATCATACAGAAGCAAAAGGGAAGCCACTTTTTCATGTAAGCTTAATGCTGTTATTAGGTGGCGCGGTTGGTAACTTTATTGACCGATTATTCCGTGGAGAAGTAGTTGATTTTGTCGATGTTTATATACCGGTAATCAATTATCATTTCCCAATCTTCAATATAGCGGACGCAGCTTTGACAATTGCTGTTGTAATGCTTTTCATTACGATCATACTAGAAGAAAAAAAGGATAAGAAAAAGGTGAAATAA
- the ileS gene encoding isoleucine--tRNA ligase (IleRS; catalyzes the formation of isoleucyl-tRNA(Ile) from isoleucine and tRNA(Ile); since isoleucine and other amino acids such as valine are similar, there are additional editing function in this enzyme; one is involved in hydrolysis of activated valine-AMP and the other is involved in deacylation of mischarged Val-tRNA(Ile); there are two active sites, one for aminoacylation and one for editing; class-I aminoacyl-tRNA synthetase family type 1 subfamily; some organisms carry two different copies of this enzyme), translating into MVEYKDTLLMPKTDFPMRGGLPTKEPQVQAQWDEMDINKLVLERTKDRPHYLLHDGPPYANGDIHIGHALNKVIKDMINRQKSMSGFHVPYIPGWDTHGLPIEQALTNKGVKRKEMSVAEFRELCEKYAYEQIENQKSQFRRLGVRGDWANPYITLKPEFEARQIEVFGKMAEKGYIYKGLKPVYWSPSSESALAEAEIEYKDVESYSIYVAFGIKDSKGVVPADAKFVIWTTTPWTIPANLGISVNPEFTYVVVETNGSKYIVAKDLLEKLSATFGWEDVQIVQEVQGEQLDMIVAEHPIYKRDSLVMVGDHVTADAGTGCVHTAPGHGEDDYQIGKRYGLDILSPVDNGGCYTNEAPGFEGLFYEKANPVVIEKLKEENALLHVSKFTHSYPHDWRTKKPVIYRATPQWFASVEMFRDELLDAVKATEFTPAWGETRLYNMIRDRGDWVISRQRAWGVPIPIFYAEDETPIITPETIAHISKLFREHGSNIWFQREAKDLLPEGFTHEGSPNGKFTKENDIMDVWFDSGSSHQGVLVERGLKYPADLYLEGSDQHRGWFNSSLITSVAINGHAPYKGLLTHGFVLDGEGRKMSKSLGNTIDPIKVMNQYGADIIRMWVASVDYTGDVRISMDMLKQVSETYRKVRNTLRFLHGNVTDFNETTDRVAYEELREMDQYMYMRLQDVVKTIREAYDRYDFSTVYTTVNNFVAIELSSFYLDIAKDVVYIEGTDNKDRRAMQTVMYDTLMALVKLLTPIIPHTTEELWSYIEFDGKPQSVQLTDFPEVVEQANFAELRTKWVKVIAVRNEVLKALEEARNAKTIGKSLEAKISVYADSETVELLNDANIDFAQLSIVSQFVIAGSKENAPAEALVLDKTALVVEKADGEKCERCWTISETVGASENHPTLCKRCADVVENYYV; encoded by the coding sequence ATGGTAGAGTATAAAGACACATTATTAATGCCGAAAACCGACTTCCCTATGCGCGGCGGTTTACCAACAAAGGAACCGCAAGTTCAAGCACAATGGGATGAAATGGATATCAACAAGCTAGTACTGGAGCGTACAAAAGATCGTCCTCACTACTTGTTGCATGATGGCCCTCCATATGCAAACGGAGACATCCATATCGGTCACGCATTAAACAAAGTTATCAAAGATATGATTAACCGCCAAAAATCAATGTCAGGATTCCATGTACCTTATATTCCAGGTTGGGATACACACGGTTTACCAATCGAGCAGGCACTGACAAATAAAGGTGTTAAACGCAAAGAAATGTCGGTTGCAGAATTCCGTGAACTTTGTGAGAAATATGCTTATGAACAAATTGAAAACCAAAAAAGCCAATTCCGTCGTCTAGGTGTACGTGGTGACTGGGCAAATCCATATATTACATTAAAACCTGAATTCGAAGCACGTCAAATCGAAGTATTCGGGAAAATGGCAGAGAAAGGCTATATTTATAAAGGCTTAAAACCAGTCTATTGGTCACCGTCTTCTGAATCTGCATTGGCAGAAGCGGAAATCGAGTATAAAGATGTTGAATCGTATTCAATTTATGTTGCATTCGGCATTAAAGACAGCAAAGGCGTAGTACCGGCAGATGCTAAATTTGTCATCTGGACAACAACGCCATGGACAATTCCAGCAAACTTAGGGATTTCAGTGAACCCTGAATTCACTTATGTTGTCGTTGAAACAAACGGCAGCAAATATATCGTAGCAAAAGATTTACTTGAAAAGTTATCAGCAACATTTGGTTGGGAAGATGTTCAAATCGTTCAGGAAGTACAAGGTGAACAGCTTGATATGATCGTTGCAGAACATCCTATTTACAAACGTGATTCATTAGTAATGGTTGGTGACCACGTAACTGCTGATGCTGGTACGGGTTGTGTACACACAGCGCCGGGCCACGGTGAAGACGACTATCAGATCGGGAAACGCTATGGTCTTGACATTTTATCACCAGTAGATAACGGTGGCTGCTATACAAATGAAGCACCTGGTTTTGAAGGATTATTCTACGAAAAGGCAAATCCGGTTGTTATTGAAAAATTAAAAGAAGAAAATGCATTATTGCATGTTTCTAAATTTACACACTCATACCCGCATGACTGGCGTACGAAAAAACCGGTAATTTACCGTGCAACACCACAATGGTTTGCATCTGTTGAAATGTTCCGTGATGAATTATTAGATGCCGTAAAAGCGACAGAATTTACACCGGCATGGGGCGAAACTCGTCTTTACAATATGATCCGTGACCGCGGTGACTGGGTAATTTCTCGTCAGCGTGCATGGGGTGTGCCAATTCCGATTTTCTATGCGGAAGATGAAACACCGATCATCACACCAGAAACAATCGCACATATTTCAAAATTGTTCCGTGAACACGGTTCGAATATTTGGTTCCAGCGTGAAGCGAAAGACTTGCTTCCAGAAGGCTTTACACATGAAGGTAGCCCGAACGGCAAGTTTACTAAAGAGAACGACATTATGGACGTATGGTTCGACTCAGGATCATCTCACCAAGGTGTGCTTGTAGAGCGCGGACTGAAATATCCTGCTGACCTTTATCTTGAAGGATCTGACCAACACCGCGGCTGGTTCAACTCATCATTAATTACATCTGTTGCAATTAATGGCCATGCACCATATAAAGGTTTATTAACACATGGTTTCGTATTGGACGGTGAAGGACGCAAAATGTCTAAATCACTTGGCAACACGATTGACCCGATTAAAGTAATGAACCAATATGGTGCCGACATCATTCGTATGTGGGTAGCATCTGTCGACTATACAGGCGATGTTCGAATTTCAATGGATATGTTGAAGCAAGTTTCTGAAACATACCGTAAAGTGCGTAATACATTGCGCTTCCTGCACGGAAATGTGACTGACTTTAACGAAACAACTGACCGTGTAGCTTATGAAGAATTACGTGAAATGGATCAGTATATGTACATGCGCTTACAGGATGTTGTAAAAACAATCCGTGAAGCTTATGACCGTTATGACTTCTCAACTGTATACACAACTGTAAATAACTTTGTAGCTATCGAGCTTTCTTCATTCTACTTGGATATCGCAAAGGATGTTGTATATATCGAAGGAACAGATAATAAAGACCGTCGTGCAATGCAAACGGTTATGTATGATACATTAATGGCACTAGTAAAACTATTAACGCCAATTATTCCACATACGACTGAAGAGTTATGGAGCTACATCGAATTCGATGGTAAGCCACAATCTGTCCAATTAACAGATTTCCCTGAAGTAGTAGAACAGGCAAACTTTGCAGAACTACGTACGAAGTGGGTAAAAGTAATCGCAGTACGCAATGAAGTGTTAAAAGCATTGGAAGAAGCGCGTAATGCAAAAACAATCGGTAAATCACTGGAAGCAAAAATTTCGGTTTATGCAGATAGTGAAACAGTTGAGCTATTGAATGATGCAAACATCGATTTTGCACAGCTTTCAATTGTATCTCAATTCGTTATCGCAGGCAGTAAGGAAAATGCACCTGCAGAAGCGTTGGTACTTGATAAAACAGCGTTAGTTGTTGAAAAAGCTGATGGTGAAAAATGTGAGCGTTGCTGGACAATTTCAGAAACAGTAGGCGCAAGCGAAAATCACCCTACATTATGTAAACGTTGCGCAGATGTTGTAGAAAACTATTACGTATAA
- a CDS encoding septum formation initiator, with the protein MPLSPLDIHNKEFTRGFRGYAEDEVNEFLDQIIKDYEIVLREKKELEEKIKMMSEQMNHYNSLEDTLQKSIVVAQEAAGEVRRNSEKEAKLIVKEAEKNADRIVNDALAKARKITIEIDELKKQSKVFRNRFKMLVEAQLDLLNTGDWDQLLEYDVDLTEIQDHNRKETNEENQNDENAVY; encoded by the coding sequence ATGCCATTATCACCTCTTGATATACATAATAAGGAGTTTACACGTGGGTTCCGTGGATATGCAGAAGACGAAGTAAATGAATTTTTAGATCAGATTATAAAAGATTATGAGATTGTTTTACGCGAGAAAAAAGAGCTTGAAGAAAAGATTAAGATGATGTCAGAACAGATGAATCATTACAATTCATTGGAAGACACATTACAGAAATCAATTGTTGTTGCTCAAGAGGCAGCTGGCGAAGTTCGTCGCAATTCCGAAAAAGAAGCAAAGCTCATCGTTAAAGAAGCTGAAAAAAATGCAGATCGTATTGTAAATGACGCATTGGCAAAAGCAAGAAAAATAACGATTGAGATTGACGAATTGAAAAAACAGTCGAAAGTATTCCGCAACAGATTTAAAATGTTGGTGGAAGCACAGCTTGATTTACTGAATACAGGCGATTGGGATCAGTTACTGGAATATGATGTGGACTTAACGGAAATTCAGGACCACAATCGTAAAGAAACCAATGAAGAGAACCAAAATGACGAAAATGCCGTGTATTAG
- a CDS encoding branched-chain amino acid transporter AzlD — translation MTTSVAMVLLIIGCALVTWIPRILPFILVKNMKMPKIVLRWLAYIPVCILSALVIEGFFEKEEAIVTVHWLNVMAFIPTLFIALLTKSLSKTVIAGVLTMAGLRLFFG, via the coding sequence ATGACAACCTCGGTAGCGATGGTATTACTAATTATAGGCTGCGCCCTAGTAACGTGGATTCCTAGAATATTGCCGTTTATATTAGTGAAAAATATGAAGATGCCGAAAATCGTGCTGCGATGGCTTGCCTACATACCTGTTTGTATATTGTCTGCCCTTGTAATTGAAGGTTTCTTCGAGAAAGAAGAAGCAATCGTTACGGTTCATTGGCTTAATGTGATGGCGTTTATCCCTACATTATTTATTGCTTTACTTACAAAAAGTTTATCGAAAACAGTCATTGCCGGAGTATTGACAATGGCAGGATTGCGATTATTTTTTGGTTGA
- a CDS encoding cell division protein SepF: MSIKNIFDKFFYLEEIEEEYAPAQTQTAQKQAPKAVQNEPQQFYQDYGQKQQPQLIQNRMKKERKMQQQPPRNEVVMQNHNNVVSLQAASSSKNSKLVLLEPRVYAEAQDIAEHLKNKRATVVNLQRIDRDQGKRIIDFLSGTVYALGGDIQRIGNDIFLCTPENVEVSGEISNLTFE, encoded by the coding sequence ATGAGCATTAAAAATATTTTTGACAAGTTCTTTTATTTAGAAGAAATAGAAGAAGAATATGCTCCTGCCCAAACGCAAACAGCGCAAAAACAAGCACCAAAAGCAGTTCAAAATGAACCACAGCAATTTTACCAGGATTATGGACAAAAGCAGCAACCACAACTCATTCAAAATCGAATGAAGAAGGAGCGTAAAATGCAACAGCAACCACCACGCAATGAAGTCGTGATGCAAAATCATAACAATGTTGTGAGCCTTCAAGCTGCGTCTTCATCGAAGAATTCAAAATTAGTGTTATTAGAACCACGTGTATATGCAGAAGCACAGGATATCGCTGAACATTTAAAAAATAAACGTGCGACCGTTGTCAATTTACAGCGTATCGACCGAGATCAAGGGAAGCGAATAATCGATTTTTTGAGCGGAACAGTGTATGCTTTAGGTGGAGATATTCAGCGTATTGGAAATGATATTTTCTTATGTACACCAGAAAATGTAGAAGTATCAGGAGAAATTTCTAATTTAACGTTCGAGTAA
- a CDS encoding bifunctional pyr operon transcriptional regulator/uracil phosphoribosyltransferase (regulates pyrimidine biosynthesis by binding to the mRNA of the pyr genes, also has been shown to have uracil phosphoribosyltransferase activity): MENFTVLLDGPSMNRAITRIAHEIIERNKGIDEVILVGIKTRGAYLARRLAERIESIEGKAIRTGELDITLYRDDLTPKHEQAQVKQVDIEHEVKEQKVVLIDDVLYTGRTVRAALDAIMDLGRPAQIQLGVLVDRGHRELPIRADYVGKNIPTSSAERIVVNLVETDKEDIVTIHKFEE, translated from the coding sequence ATGGAAAATTTTACAGTATTACTTGATGGCCCATCGATGAACCGTGCGATTACACGAATTGCACACGAAATTATTGAACGTAACAAAGGCATTGATGAAGTGATTTTAGTCGGGATTAAAACACGCGGTGCCTATTTGGCAAGACGGCTTGCGGAAAGAATCGAATCGATTGAAGGAAAAGCGATTCGCACAGGAGAGCTTGATATAACATTGTACCGAGATGATTTAACACCTAAGCACGAGCAGGCACAGGTTAAGCAAGTTGATATTGAGCACGAAGTAAAGGAACAGAAAGTTGTGCTGATCGATGATGTTCTTTATACAGGAAGAACAGTACGTGCAGCATTGGATGCCATTATGGACTTAGGGAGACCGGCGCAAATCCAGCTTGGGGTTCTCGTTGACCGGGGCCACCGTGAATTGCCGATACGTGCTGACTATGTAGGGAAAAATATCCCGACATCAAGCGCTGAACGCATTGTCGTCAATCTAGTAGAAACAGACAAAGAAGATATTGTAACAATTCATAAATTTGAGGAATAA
- a CDS encoding pseudouridine synthase, producing MTVVTLTIEEFAGERIDKALSQMEESWSRSQISNWLDEERILVNGAAVKAKYKVKQGDVIEVTVPEVEDLEIIPEDLNLEIVYEDADVLVVNKPRGMVVHPAPGHATGTLVNGLMHHCKDLSGINGVARPGIVHRIDKDTSGLLMVAKNDVAHESLVNQLVEKSVTRKYTALVHGHIAHEKGTIDAPIGRDQKDRQKQAVVDKGKHAVTHFQVIERFGEFTLVECRLETGRTHQIRVHMNYIGFPLAGDPKYGPRKTIDFGGQVLHAGVLGFIHPVTKEYLEFESPLPEDFKQLIEELRG from the coding sequence ATGACAGTAGTCACATTAACAATAGAAGAATTTGCAGGGGAACGTATCGATAAGGCACTTTCACAAATGGAAGAATCTTGGTCACGTTCGCAAATTAGTAACTGGCTGGATGAAGAACGTATTTTAGTAAACGGTGCAGCCGTAAAAGCAAAATATAAAGTGAAGCAAGGCGACGTTATTGAAGTAACGGTTCCAGAAGTAGAAGATTTGGAAATTATTCCAGAAGATTTAAATTTGGAAATCGTTTACGAAGATGCGGACGTTTTAGTTGTGAATAAACCGCGCGGAATGGTTGTTCACCCGGCACCAGGCCATGCAACCGGCACATTAGTAAATGGTTTAATGCATCATTGCAAAGACTTATCCGGCATTAACGGTGTGGCACGTCCAGGTATTGTACACCGTATTGATAAGGATACGTCCGGTTTATTAATGGTTGCAAAAAATGATGTTGCCCATGAAAGTCTTGTTAATCAGCTTGTTGAAAAATCGGTAACACGTAAGTATACGGCTTTAGTACATGGTCATATTGCTCATGAAAAAGGAACAATTGATGCTCCAATCGGCCGTGACCAGAAAGACCGTCAAAAGCAGGCAGTTGTCGATAAAGGCAAGCATGCGGTTACACATTTCCAAGTGATCGAGCGTTTCGGTGAGTTTACTTTAGTGGAGTGCCGTCTTGAAACAGGCCGTACACACCAAATTCGTGTGCATATGAACTATATCGGTTTCCCGTTAGCAGGAGATCCGAAATACGGTCCAAGAAAAACAATCGATTTCGGCGGCCAAGTATTACATGCAGGTGTATTAGGATTTATCCATCCTGTAACAAAAGAATATTTAGAGTTTGAATCACCGCTACCGGAAGATTTCAAACAATTAATAGAAGAATTACGCGGGTAA
- a CDS encoding RNA-binding protein: MEHLIQHFRKDEQPFIEQVIGWQREVEDRYAPKLTDFLDPRQRFIVESIVQQSDDLHVFTEGIFEEAERKRMLIAPSYYEPAEADFQIAVYSLNYPTKFVQLRHPDVLGALLSIGLDRSKFGDIRLADNTVQFAIASEISDYVRANLTSIGKVKVSAEEMDPNTPFIQNEEQWVESSHTVSSMRLDVVLATIVNISRQKSQSLINAGKVKVNWTVREAVAFELQEGDIISARGYGRLKVILTEGRTKKDKIRLQVGRLEQKV; the protein is encoded by the coding sequence ATGGAGCATTTAATCCAACATTTTCGTAAAGATGAACAACCTTTTATTGAACAAGTCATTGGATGGCAACGTGAGGTAGAAGATCGCTATGCTCCAAAATTGACCGATTTTTTAGATCCGAGACAGCGTTTTATTGTAGAGTCCATTGTTCAGCAATCAGATGACCTCCATGTATTCACAGAAGGGATATTTGAAGAGGCAGAGCGCAAACGCATGCTCATTGCCCCTTCCTATTACGAGCCGGCAGAAGCCGATTTTCAAATTGCCGTGTATTCATTGAATTACCCGACAAAATTTGTCCAGCTGCGCCATCCGGATGTTTTAGGTGCATTATTATCGATTGGGCTAGACCGCAGCAAGTTTGGGGATATACGACTTGCCGATAATACGGTTCAATTTGCAATTGCATCGGAAATCTCGGATTATGTGCGGGCGAATTTAACGAGTATCGGCAAAGTAAAGGTAAGTGCTGAGGAAATGGATCCGAATACACCATTTATTCAAAACGAGGAGCAATGGGTCGAAAGCTCTCATACCGTTTCTTCAATGCGCCTGGATGTCGTCTTAGCGACAATCGTTAATATCTCCCGTCAAAAATCACAAAGCTTAATCAATGCCGGAAAAGTAAAAGTTAACTGGACTGTCAGGGAAGCAGTGGCGTTTGAATTGCAGGAGGGCGACATTATTTCTGCGCGAGGATACGGGCGGTTGAAAGTCATCCTGACAGAAGGGCGGACAAAAAAAGATAAGATTCGATTACAAGTAGGTCGTTTAGAGCAAAAAGTATAA